The following proteins are encoded in a genomic region of Synechococcus sp. CBW1002:
- a CDS encoding glycoside hydrolase family 57 protein yields MAAGNLALVLHAHLPYVRSGDPGSLEEDWYFQALQECYLPLLAMLEAAAADPQQQPRLTLGLSPTLLSLLCDADLNARFPAWLEQRQQLLALAPSTHRDAVLDLDMRLQAAADQFRASGGTLLPRFRALQQRGVLDLITCAATHGYLPLLRHTPEAVRAQLLTAIREHQRLLGERPLGIWLPECAYYEGLDQVMVSAGLRYSLLDGHGLLHALPRPRYGVYAPICSPAGVAFFARDSASTLPVWSASEGYPGDPVYREFHRDLGWDLSDEVLDEAGITSRRPLGLKLHCVSGRDCPLDRKRPYDPAAAQTRLAEHAAAYLAGRTDQLQALGSAMDRPPLLVAPFDAELFGHWWFEGPGFLAELFRQAPGSGVRFCHLREVLTGGDQLQVCRPSPSSWGQGGYHDYWLNDTNAWVVPQWHRASQAMVRRVNRGVGSEHQRDLLTQAGRELLLAQSSDWSFILRAGTTTDLARERIHRHLDRFWRLMEAIDQGNELSGSWLAAVEREDGLFPLLNAADWSSIP; encoded by the coding sequence ATGGCCGCAGGGAATCTGGCCCTGGTGCTCCACGCCCATCTCCCCTACGTGCGCTCGGGGGATCCGGGATCCCTGGAGGAAGACTGGTACTTTCAGGCGCTGCAGGAGTGTTACCTGCCGCTGCTGGCCATGCTGGAGGCGGCCGCGGCTGACCCGCAGCAGCAGCCGCGCCTCACCCTGGGGCTCTCCCCCACCCTGCTGTCGCTGCTCTGCGACGCCGATCTGAACGCCCGCTTCCCGGCCTGGCTGGAGCAACGTCAGCAGCTCCTGGCTCTGGCGCCATCCACGCACCGGGACGCGGTTCTGGATCTGGACATGCGCCTCCAGGCCGCAGCCGACCAGTTCCGGGCCAGCGGCGGCACCCTGTTGCCCCGTTTTCGGGCCCTGCAGCAACGGGGGGTGCTGGATCTGATCACCTGCGCCGCCACCCACGGCTATCTGCCGCTGCTGCGCCACACCCCTGAGGCGGTCCGGGCCCAGCTGCTCACCGCCATCCGCGAGCACCAGCGCCTGCTGGGGGAGCGTCCCCTCGGCATCTGGCTGCCGGAATGCGCTTACTACGAAGGTCTCGATCAGGTGATGGTCAGCGCCGGCCTGCGCTACTCCCTGCTCGACGGCCACGGTCTGCTGCATGCGCTGCCCAGACCCCGGTACGGCGTCTATGCGCCGATCTGCTCGCCGGCGGGTGTGGCTTTCTTCGCACGCGACAGTGCCTCCACCCTGCCGGTTTGGAGTGCGAGCGAGGGGTATCCCGGTGATCCGGTGTACCGCGAATTCCACCGCGATCTCGGCTGGGATCTGAGCGATGAGGTGCTGGACGAGGCCGGCATCACCAGTCGCCGGCCGCTCGGTCTGAAGCTGCACTGTGTGAGTGGCCGCGACTGTCCTCTCGATCGCAAGCGTCCCTATGACCCCGCCGCGGCCCAGACTCGCCTGGCGGAGCATGCCGCCGCCTATCTGGCCGGCCGCACGGATCAGCTGCAGGCCCTGGGCTCGGCCATGGACCGGCCGCCATTGCTGGTGGCACCGTTTGACGCGGAACTGTTCGGCCACTGGTGGTTCGAGGGGCCGGGGTTCCTGGCGGAGCTGTTCCGGCAGGCGCCTGGCAGCGGTGTGCGCTTCTGCCACCTGCGCGAGGTGCTGACCGGTGGGGATCAACTGCAGGTCTGCCGCCCCTCTCCCTCCAGCTGGGGCCAGGGGGGGTATCACGACTACTGGCTGAACGACACCAACGCCTGGGTGGTTCCCCAGTGGCATCGCGCCTCCCAGGCGATGGTGCGGCGGGTGAACCGCGGCGTGGGCAGCGAACATCAGCGCGATCTGCTCACCCAGGCCGGCCGGGAGCTGCTGCTGGCCCAGAGCTCCGACTGGAGCTTCATCCTGCGGGCCGGCACCACCACCGATCTGGCCCGTGAGCGCATCCACCGCCACCTCGATCGCTTCTGGCGGTTGATGGAGGCGATCGATCAGGGCAACGAGCTGAGTGGCAGCTGGCTGGCGGCGGTGGAACGGGAAGATGGCCTTTTCCCTCTGCTCAATGCCGCCGACTGGTCCAGCATCCCCTGA
- a CDS encoding NYN domain-containing protein, with protein MQLVLAVDGHGMFYAQQKLGWFFDPRRLLELAREQAGGEPASAFWYAGLKDHTDQRPFRDALTSLGFTVRTRPLREFGGGDAETRHYGRANLEVEIAIDLMAVAGRTDEVWLLSGSRDLERLVEVLRARGLRIVVMSTEGMVARELRNAADRFVDLASLRERLEKAEALQAPVFQRQGAAQATP; from the coding sequence ATGCAGCTGGTCCTGGCGGTTGACGGTCACGGCATGTTTTATGCCCAGCAGAAGCTGGGTTGGTTCTTCGATCCCCGCCGCCTGCTGGAGCTGGCCCGCGAGCAGGCGGGTGGGGAACCAGCCAGCGCCTTCTGGTACGCGGGTCTCAAGGATCACACCGATCAGCGCCCCTTCCGGGACGCCCTCACCAGCCTGGGATTCACCGTGCGCACCAGGCCCCTGCGGGAGTTCGGCGGAGGCGACGCCGAGACCCGTCACTACGGACGGGCCAATCTCGAGGTGGAGATCGCCATCGATCTGATGGCGGTGGCCGGCCGCACCGACGAGGTCTGGCTGCTGAGCGGCAGTCGTGACCTGGAGCGGCTGGTGGAGGTGCTGCGGGCCCGGGGCCTGCGCATCGTGGTGATGAGCACCGAGGGGATGGTGGCCCGGGAACTGCGCAACGCCGCCGATCGCTTCGTGGACCTGGCCAGCCTGCGGGAGCGCCTCGAAAAGGCTGAGGCCCTGCAGGCGCCCGTGTTCCAGCGCCAGGGAGCGGCCCAGGCGACCCCCTAG
- a CDS encoding 2-isopropylmalate synthase — protein sequence MARDPGRVLIFDTTLRDGEQSPGASLNLEEKLAIAQQLARLGVDIIEAGFPFASSGDFNAVQRIAASVGTPEGPVICGLARAAQGDIKACADAVAPAARRRIHTFIATSDIHLEHKLRKSRTEVLAITAEMVAYARSLVDDVEFSCEDAGRSDPDFMYQVIEVAIRAGATTINNPDTVGYATPSEFGQLIAGINAHVPNIDQAVISVHGHNDLGLAVANFLEAVKHGARQLECTINGIGERAGNASLEELVMALHVRRSYFNPFLGRPADSTEPLTGVRTEEITKTSRLVSNLTGMAVQPNKAIVGANAFAHESGIHQDGVLKNRLTYEIIDARTVGLSDNRISLGKLSGRSAFRARLEELGYTLEREDLDDAFARFKELADRKREISDRDLEAIVSEQVQLQDEARFTLKRVQVSCGTGLQPTATVTLQTADGAECTEATIGTGPVDAVCQALNRLAGVPNELVEFSVKSVTEGIDAMGEVTIRLRAAGVLYSGHSADTDIVVAAAQAFVNALNRLVAGAQRAPLHPQKAPLPVAEIPRL from the coding sequence ATGGCCCGCGATCCTGGCCGGGTGCTGATCTTCGACACCACCCTGCGCGACGGCGAGCAGTCGCCCGGTGCCAGCCTCAACCTCGAGGAGAAGCTGGCCATCGCCCAGCAGCTGGCCCGGCTCGGTGTGGACATCATTGAGGCCGGCTTTCCCTTCGCCAGCAGCGGCGACTTCAACGCCGTGCAGCGCATCGCTGCCAGCGTCGGCACCCCCGAGGGACCCGTGATCTGCGGCCTTGCCCGCGCGGCCCAGGGCGATATCAAGGCCTGTGCCGACGCCGTGGCCCCGGCGGCCCGCCGCCGCATCCACACCTTCATCGCCACCAGCGACATCCACCTGGAGCACAAGCTGCGCAAATCCCGCACCGAGGTGCTGGCGATCACCGCTGAGATGGTCGCGTACGCCCGCTCGCTGGTCGACGACGTCGAGTTCTCCTGCGAGGACGCCGGCCGCTCCGATCCGGACTTCATGTACCAGGTGATCGAGGTGGCGATCCGGGCCGGGGCCACCACGATCAACAACCCCGACACGGTGGGTTATGCCACGCCGTCGGAATTCGGTCAGCTGATCGCGGGCATCAATGCCCACGTGCCCAACATCGACCAGGCCGTGATCTCGGTGCACGGCCACAACGACCTCGGCCTGGCCGTGGCCAACTTCCTCGAGGCCGTCAAGCACGGCGCCCGCCAGCTGGAATGCACGATCAATGGCATCGGCGAGCGGGCCGGCAATGCCTCCCTTGAGGAGCTGGTGATGGCCCTGCACGTGCGGCGCAGCTACTTCAACCCCTTCCTGGGCCGTCCGGCAGACAGCACTGAACCGCTCACGGGCGTCCGCACGGAGGAGATCACCAAGACCTCGCGCTTGGTGAGCAATCTCACCGGTATGGCGGTACAACCCAACAAGGCGATTGTGGGGGCCAATGCCTTCGCCCACGAATCGGGCATACATCAGGATGGCGTGCTCAAAAATCGCCTCACCTACGAGATCATCGACGCCCGCACCGTGGGGCTCAGCGACAACCGCATCTCGCTGGGCAAGCTCTCCGGCCGCAGTGCTTTTCGCGCCCGACTGGAGGAACTCGGCTACACTCTTGAGCGCGAGGATCTCGACGACGCCTTCGCCCGCTTCAAGGAGCTGGCCGACCGCAAGCGCGAGATCAGCGACCGCGACCTTGAGGCGATCGTCAGCGAGCAGGTGCAGCTGCAGGATGAGGCGCGTTTCACCCTCAAGCGGGTCCAGGTGAGTTGCGGCACGGGGCTGCAGCCCACGGCCACCGTCACCCTGCAGACGGCCGATGGCGCCGAATGCACCGAGGCGACCATCGGCACCGGTCCTGTGGATGCGGTCTGTCAGGCCCTGAACCGGCTGGCCGGGGTGCCCAATGAGCTGGTGGAATTCAGCGTCAAATCGGTCACCGAGGGCATCGATGCCATGGGCGAGGTGACGATTCGCCTGCGGGCCGCCGGGGTGCTCTACTCCGGCCATTCCGCCGACACCGACATCGTGGTGGCAGCGGCCCAGGCCTTCGTGAACGCGCTCAACCGCCTCGTGGCAGGAGCCCAGCGAGCCCCTCTGCATCCCCAGAAAGCGCCCCTGCCGGTGGCCGAGATTCCGAGGCTCTAG
- a CDS encoding carbohydrate ABC transporter permease — translation MSRSASGRSRPSLTHGVQLAVLLLVALLMLLPLLWLVSTSLKGPAEDIFTSPPALLPAQPSLQAYGRLFTENPLGLYLRNSAIVSALAVLANLLFCSLAAYPLARLRFAGRGLVLALVVATILIPFQVVMIPLYLLMVQIGLRNTLWALILPQAATAFGIFLLRQSFLGVPVELEEAARIDGCTPLGEWWNVMIPAARADLITLAMFVFIGTWSDFLWPLVILDDPQLYTLPLGLQQLASSFSLDWRLVAAGSVVSILPVLVLFIGLQRYILPNASGDAVKG, via the coding sequence ATGTCCCGTTCCGCCAGCGGTCGGTCCCGTCCCTCCCTCACCCATGGCGTGCAGCTGGCGGTGCTGTTGCTGGTGGCCCTGTTGATGCTGCTGCCCCTGCTGTGGCTGGTGAGCACGTCGCTCAAGGGACCCGCCGAGGACATCTTCACCAGCCCTCCGGCCCTGCTGCCGGCCCAGCCGAGCCTGCAGGCCTATGGGCGGCTGTTCACCGAGAATCCGCTCGGTCTCTACCTGCGCAACAGCGCCATCGTCAGTGCCCTGGCGGTGCTGGCCAATCTGCTGTTCTGCTCCCTGGCGGCCTATCCCCTGGCCCGGCTGCGTTTCGCCGGTCGCGGCCTCGTGCTGGCCCTGGTGGTGGCCACGATCCTGATTCCCTTCCAGGTGGTGATGATTCCGCTGTATCTGCTGATGGTGCAGATCGGCCTGCGCAACACCCTCTGGGCCCTGATCCTGCCGCAGGCGGCCACCGCCTTCGGCATCTTCCTGTTGCGTCAGAGTTTCCTGGGGGTGCCCGTGGAGCTTGAAGAGGCAGCCCGGATCGACGGCTGCACCCCCCTGGGCGAATGGTGGAACGTGATGATCCCGGCGGCCCGCGCCGATCTGATCACCCTGGCGATGTTCGTGTTCATCGGCACCTGGAGCGATTTTCTCTGGCCCCTGGTGATTCTCGACGACCCTCAGCTCTACACCTTGCCGCTGGGGCTGCAACAACTGGCCAGCAGCTTCTCCCTCGACTGGCGCCTGGTGGCTGCAGGCTCGGTGGTGTCGATTCTGCCGGTCCTGGTGCTGTTCATCGGCCTGCAGCGCTACATCCTTCCCAACGCCAGCGGCGACGCGGTCAAGGGCTGA
- a CDS encoding peptide ligase PGM1-related protein: MALSFAELQAQLRQGWGGHWGDHGDRADARFDQLVVPSLTMEEHQIQLVTGVHHYEERQLFNLIRLRHPGVRVVYVTSTLLPELVVDAVLELLPGMPASHARRRLHLFDTNDASPRPLTAKLLERPALLARIREQLRPGRSFLSCYTVTDLERSLSERLQVPLLGCDPALAHWGTKAGSRELFARCGVPHPPGSGVVFTLEDLAAAAVDLWDHNPGLRRLVVKLNEGFSGEGNARLDLKPLDLPGHSAGQRLAVMRQALERLPMPSQHWLELLARQGALVEAWLEGGEQQSTPSVQGMIHPDGFVEVLSTHEQRLGGSSGQTFEGCSFPAHAAYRQPLMEMGRLVGEALAAEGALERYAVDVVARRFSGHWDLQAIEVNLRQGGTTHPFMALRHTTSGRLDPSTGAFLSPSGQALYYEATDNLCDPRLRGLLPEDLIDLVAEAGLHFDPAHLRGSLFHLLGCLSQYGKLGMTCIGRSPEEAAAVYQGTQEALLRGAGRLQG, from the coding sequence ATGGCGCTCAGCTTCGCGGAGCTCCAGGCCCAGTTGCGGCAGGGCTGGGGTGGGCACTGGGGCGATCACGGCGATCGGGCCGACGCCCGGTTCGATCAATTGGTGGTGCCGTCGCTCACCATGGAGGAGCACCAGATCCAGCTGGTGACCGGCGTCCACCACTACGAAGAACGCCAGCTCTTCAATCTGATCCGGCTGCGCCATCCAGGCGTGCGGGTGGTGTACGTAACCAGCACGCTGCTGCCGGAGCTGGTGGTGGATGCGGTGCTGGAGCTGTTGCCCGGCATGCCGGCCTCCCATGCCCGCCGCCGGTTGCACCTGTTCGACACCAACGACGCTTCGCCGCGGCCGCTCACCGCCAAGCTTCTGGAGCGGCCGGCCCTGTTGGCCCGCATCCGCGAGCAGCTGCGGCCAGGGCGCAGCTTTCTGAGCTGCTACACGGTGACCGATCTGGAGCGGAGCCTCTCCGAGCGCCTGCAGGTTCCGCTGCTGGGTTGCGATCCCGCCCTGGCCCACTGGGGCACCAAGGCCGGCAGCCGTGAGTTGTTTGCCCGCTGTGGTGTGCCCCATCCTCCGGGCAGTGGCGTGGTGTTCACCCTGGAGGATCTGGCGGCAGCGGCCGTGGATCTCTGGGATCACAACCCAGGGCTGCGGCGGTTGGTGGTGAAGCTCAACGAGGGCTTCAGCGGCGAGGGCAATGCCAGGCTCGATCTCAAGCCTCTGGATCTGCCCGGCCACAGCGCCGGCCAGCGTCTGGCCGTGATGCGGCAGGCCCTGGAGCGATTGCCAATGCCGAGCCAGCACTGGCTGGAGCTGCTGGCCCGGCAGGGGGCCCTGGTGGAGGCCTGGCTGGAGGGGGGCGAGCAGCAGAGCACCCCCAGCGTGCAGGGCATGATCCATCCCGATGGCTTCGTGGAGGTGCTCTCCACCCATGAGCAGCGGCTGGGCGGCAGCTCCGGCCAGACCTTCGAAGGCTGTTCCTTCCCTGCCCATGCCGCCTACCGCCAGCCGTTGATGGAGATGGGCCGGCTTGTCGGGGAGGCCCTCGCCGCCGAAGGGGCGCTGGAGCGCTACGCCGTCGACGTGGTGGCCCGGAGGTTTTCAGGCCATTGGGATCTTCAGGCCATCGAGGTGAATCTGCGCCAGGGGGGGACCACCCATCCCTTCATGGCCCTGCGCCACACCACCAGCGGCCGGCTCGATCCCTCCACTGGCGCCTTCCTCTCCCCCTCAGGCCAGGCCCTTTACTACGAAGCCACCGACAATCTCTGCGATCCCCGCCTGCGGGGGCTGCTGCCGGAGGATCTGATCGATCTGGTGGCCGAGGCGGGGCTGCATTTCGATCCAGCCCATCTGCGCGGCAGCCTCTTCCATCTGCTCGGTTGCCTGTCGCAATACGGCAAGCTCGGCATGACCTGCATCGGCCGCAGCCCCGAGGAAGCCGCTGCGGTGTATCAGGGCACCCAGGAGGCCCTGCTGCGGGGGGCGGGGCGATTGCAGGGCTGA
- a CDS encoding HDIG domain-containing metalloprotein, translating to MGIRQRRARTLWRRFVRLECPRQPLATWSLQATAGVLLMCVLVALITSWPWLTQPSLQPGFPAPFTAQAPRDATVVDSEELELRRSQLVPRSHVQVVDDRATRELKDRLEQELRRLQISITSPQQRLGAQTLSPDEQAWLESLTPTQWTDWIKQVRQVQARMLSQGLVASVADSQLASAAGLHFEGLPSTGRRLAARLVSESVAGYSNLRTDAALTQRRIEDLVTQQGVPTIAVKRGDLIIRQGEAISSQAYDVLDYFGLVSRQPRPLAWLQHVTEAMATCGVILLVLRRWRARAEPRHALLVLGMLLGVQAFKLWLGPAASPMALLVPPTLLLAEGLGTVAGLAWLAGASLLWPLPLDALLNVRVLLAAAIAAAAAIVASRQRNRAQLLQLAVLLPTAALVLQWLLVQLAGLTGVTDGRLPDAAQLLSEALLMGGLVMAGVLLAPLVESSFGLLTRARLLELADLERPLLRRLSCEAPGTFEHTLMIAGLAEEGARAIRADVDLIRTGALYHDVGKLHAPQWFIENQGDGENPHDGLNDPFRSAEILQAHVDEGLKLARRYRLPSPLADFIPEHQGTLKMGYFFYQARERDPSVPESAFRYRGPAPRSPETAILMLADGCEAALRSLPPGTSEQEAGAMVRRIIEARRHDGQLARSGLGQADLELLVRAFVRVWKRMRHRRIPYPIPARKAYSA from the coding sequence ATGGGGATTCGACAGCGTCGTGCCAGGACTCTGTGGCGACGATTCGTGCGCCTGGAATGCCCTCGACAGCCTCTGGCCACCTGGAGCCTGCAGGCCACAGCAGGTGTCCTGCTGATGTGCGTTCTGGTGGCGCTGATCACCAGCTGGCCCTGGCTCACCCAACCCAGTCTTCAGCCTGGATTTCCGGCCCCGTTCACGGCCCAGGCTCCCCGAGATGCCACCGTGGTCGACAGCGAGGAGCTGGAGCTGCGCCGCAGTCAGCTGGTGCCCCGCAGCCATGTGCAGGTGGTGGATGATCGGGCGACTCGTGAACTGAAAGACCGCCTGGAGCAGGAGCTGCGTCGCCTTCAGATCTCGATCACCTCTCCGCAACAGCGCCTTGGCGCCCAGACCCTCAGTCCAGACGAGCAGGCGTGGCTCGAATCGCTCACCCCGACCCAATGGACTGACTGGATCAAGCAGGTGCGCCAGGTGCAGGCCCGCATGCTGAGCCAGGGCCTGGTTGCGAGCGTGGCCGATAGCCAGCTCGCCAGTGCTGCTGGCCTTCACTTCGAGGGTTTGCCGAGTACGGGCCGCCGGCTGGCTGCGCGGCTGGTCTCGGAATCTGTGGCTGGTTACAGCAATCTTCGCACCGATGCGGCTCTCACCCAGCGCCGCATTGAAGATCTGGTGACCCAGCAAGGTGTTCCCACGATCGCCGTGAAGCGTGGTGATCTGATCATCCGTCAGGGAGAGGCGATCAGCTCGCAGGCTTACGACGTGCTCGATTACTTCGGGTTGGTGAGCCGCCAACCGAGGCCGTTGGCCTGGTTGCAGCACGTGACCGAGGCCATGGCCACCTGTGGGGTCATCCTCCTTGTTCTGCGCCGATGGCGGGCCCGGGCCGAACCGCGTCATGCGCTGCTCGTGCTGGGGATGCTGCTGGGGGTTCAGGCCTTCAAGCTCTGGCTGGGTCCGGCCGCCAGCCCGATGGCCCTGCTGGTGCCGCCCACCCTGCTGCTGGCAGAGGGCTTAGGCACTGTGGCGGGGCTGGCATGGCTTGCGGGGGCCTCCCTGCTCTGGCCGCTTCCACTTGATGCGTTGTTGAACGTGCGGGTCTTGCTGGCGGCGGCGATCGCGGCGGCGGCGGCGATCGTGGCCAGCCGCCAGCGCAACCGTGCGCAGCTGCTGCAGCTGGCGGTGTTGCTTCCCACCGCCGCCCTGGTGCTGCAATGGCTGCTGGTGCAGCTGGCCGGGCTGACGGGAGTCACGGATGGCCGGTTGCCAGACGCCGCCCAGCTGCTGAGTGAAGCATTGCTGATGGGTGGCCTGGTGATGGCTGGCGTGCTCCTGGCTCCGCTGGTGGAGAGCTCCTTCGGGTTGCTGACTCGGGCGCGACTGCTGGAACTGGCCGATCTGGAGCGGCCCCTGCTGCGTCGTCTCTCCTGTGAGGCACCCGGCACCTTCGAACACACCCTGATGATTGCCGGCCTGGCAGAGGAGGGTGCTCGGGCCATCCGGGCGGATGTGGACCTGATCCGCACAGGTGCTCTGTATCACGATGTGGGCAAACTGCATGCTCCGCAGTGGTTCATCGAGAATCAGGGAGACGGGGAGAATCCCCACGACGGCCTCAATGACCCCTTCCGCAGTGCTGAGATCCTTCAGGCCCATGTGGATGAAGGGCTGAAGCTTGCCCGCCGCTATCGCCTTCCCAGCCCCCTGGCGGACTTCATTCCCGAGCACCAGGGCACCTTAAAGATGGGATATTTTTTCTACCAGGCGCGAGAGCGGGATCCATCTGTTCCGGAATCCGCCTTCCGCTACCGGGGGCCGGCTCCGCGCAGCCCTGAAACCGCCATTCTCATGCTCGCTGATGGATGCGAGGCGGCGTTGCGATCTCTTCCCCCGGGCACCTCGGAGCAGGAGGCGGGCGCAATGGTGAGGCGGATCATCGAAGCGCGCCGCCACGACGGGCAGCTGGCCCGCAGCGGACTGGGACAGGCCGATCTGGAGCTGCTGGTGCGCGCCTTTGTACGGGTCTGGAAACGGATGCGACACCGTCGCATCCCCTACCCGATCCCCGCCCGCAAGGCGTACAGCGCCTGA
- the folD gene encoding bifunctional methylenetetrahydrofolate dehydrogenase/methenyltetrahydrofolate cyclohydrolase FolD, which produces MATRLDGRLLAQEIEQRLADVIAERLERAGRPPGLAVLRVGDDPASGVYVANKEKACGRVGIRSFLTHLAAGTPAAEVLAAIRQLNADSCVDGILLQLPLPADMSEGPLLAAIDPEKDADGLHTLNLGRLLKGEPGPRSCTPAGVMALLARSQVELRGKRAVVVGRSILVGQPMALMLQAADATVSVAHSRTSDLAALTRQADVLVVAAGRPRMIGAEHVKPGAVVVDVGIHRLDPDPSAGPQARSKLCGDVRFEEVEPIASAITPVPGGVGPMTVTLLLVNTVTSWCQRCGLDQPLADLLP; this is translated from the coding sequence ATGGCCACCCGTCTGGACGGACGCCTTCTGGCCCAGGAGATCGAGCAGCGCCTGGCCGACGTGATCGCCGAGCGGCTGGAGCGGGCCGGCAGGCCGCCGGGGCTGGCGGTGTTGCGGGTGGGCGACGATCCCGCCAGCGGCGTCTATGTGGCAAACAAGGAGAAGGCCTGCGGCCGTGTGGGCATCCGCAGCTTCCTGACCCACCTGGCGGCCGGCACCCCCGCTGCGGAAGTGCTGGCCGCGATTCGGCAGCTCAACGCCGATTCCTGCGTGGACGGGATCCTGCTGCAGTTGCCCCTGCCGGCCGACATGAGCGAGGGGCCCCTTCTGGCAGCGATCGATCCCGAGAAGGACGCCGACGGCCTGCACACGCTCAATCTCGGCCGGCTTCTCAAGGGCGAGCCTGGTCCGCGCAGCTGCACCCCCGCCGGCGTGATGGCCCTGCTGGCTCGGTCTCAGGTGGAGCTGCGCGGCAAGCGGGCGGTGGTGGTGGGCCGCAGCATCCTGGTGGGTCAACCGATGGCGCTGATGCTCCAGGCGGCAGATGCCACCGTGAGCGTGGCCCACTCCCGCACCAGCGACCTGGCGGCCCTGACCCGCCAGGCGGATGTGCTGGTGGTGGCGGCAGGCCGGCCGCGGATGATCGGGGCGGAGCACGTCAAGCCCGGGGCGGTGGTGGTGGATGTCGGTATCCATCGCCTTGATCCCGATCCGTCGGCTGGTCCTCAGGCCCGTTCCAAGCTCTGCGGAGACGTGCGCTTCGAAGAGGTGGAGCCGATCGCCAGCGCGATCACGCCGGTACCCGGCGGTGTGGGCCCGATGACCGTGACCCTGTTGCTGGTCAACACCGTGACCAGCTGGTGCCAGCGCTGCGGCCTCGATCAGCCCCTGGCCGACCTGCTGCCCTGA
- the crtE gene encoding geranylgeranyl diphosphate synthase CrtE, translating to MAVAVSTEFDFAAYLEAARHRVEAALDGSLGPEHPESLRDAMRYSLLAGGKRLRPILCLAACDLAGGTSDLALPTAVALEMIHTMSLIHDDLPAMDNDDLRRGRPTNHKVYGEANAILAGDALLTRAFEMVALRSPGVPAAQLLAVVGELSLAAGAPGLVGGQVVDLECEGKQVDLDTLEYIHLHKTGALLRACVLTGALIAGAPEPLLEALRTYARGIGLAFQIIDDILDVTASSEVLGKTAGKDLTADKTTYPKLLGLEESRKRADALVSEAKAALEPWRDKAAPLLALADYITSRDR from the coding sequence ATGGCCGTGGCGGTGAGCACGGAGTTTGATTTCGCCGCCTACCTGGAGGCAGCTCGCCACAGGGTCGAGGCGGCCCTGGATGGGTCGCTGGGGCCGGAGCATCCAGAGAGCCTGCGGGATGCGATGCGGTATTCGCTGCTGGCCGGTGGCAAACGGCTCCGGCCGATCCTCTGCCTGGCGGCCTGCGATCTGGCCGGCGGTACGAGTGATCTGGCCCTGCCCACGGCGGTGGCGCTGGAGATGATCCACACCATGTCGCTGATCCATGACGATCTCCCCGCCATGGACAACGACGACCTGCGGCGGGGCCGCCCCACCAATCACAAGGTCTATGGCGAGGCCAATGCCATCCTCGCCGGTGATGCCCTGCTCACCCGGGCCTTCGAGATGGTGGCCCTGCGCAGCCCCGGTGTTCCTGCCGCCCAGTTGCTGGCGGTGGTGGGCGAGCTGAGCCTGGCGGCCGGGGCCCCGGGCCTGGTGGGCGGCCAGGTGGTGGACCTGGAATGCGAAGGCAAGCAGGTGGATCTCGACACGCTCGAGTACATCCATCTCCACAAGACCGGGGCCCTGCTGCGTGCCTGCGTCCTGACCGGCGCCCTGATCGCTGGTGCTCCGGAACCGTTGCTGGAGGCCCTGCGCACCTACGCCCGCGGCATCGGACTGGCCTTCCAGATCATCGACGACATCCTGGATGTGACGGCCAGCAGCGAGGTGCTCGGCAAGACCGCCGGCAAGGATCTCACCGCCGACAAGACCACCTATCCCAAGCTGCTGGGGCTGGAGGAATCCCGCAAGCGGGCCGATGCCCTGGTCAGCGAGGCCAAGGCCGCCCTCGAGCCCTGGCGTGACAAGGCGGCGCCACTGCTGGCCTTGGCCGACTACATCACCAGTCGCGATCGATGA
- a CDS encoding divergent PAP2 family protein, producing MSAAHDPNVATAFFSNGVLAWGLAACGTAQLSKLVIELVVHRRWRPAVLVETGGMPSSHSALMTGTTAAIGWQLGFADPLFALASALCFVVLYDASGVRRAAGQIASRVNGLPDHLWLERDGGSVDVNVAIKPLKENLGHTRLEVLAGSVMGPAVALPGLSLVGSPLDLAAWIADALSGAASLG from the coding sequence ATGAGTGCAGCCCACGATCCGAACGTGGCGACGGCCTTCTTCTCCAACGGTGTGCTGGCCTGGGGACTGGCTGCCTGCGGCACCGCCCAGCTCTCGAAGCTGGTGATCGAACTGGTGGTCCACCGCCGCTGGCGGCCCGCTGTGCTGGTCGAGACCGGTGGCATGCCCTCCAGTCATTCGGCGCTGATGACCGGCACCACCGCCGCCATCGGTTGGCAGCTCGGCTTTGCCGATCCCCTCTTTGCCCTGGCGTCTGCCCTCTGCTTCGTGGTGCTCTACGACGCCAGCGGCGTGCGCCGCGCCGCCGGGCAGATCGCCAGCCGGGTCAATGGGCTGCCCGATCACCTCTGGCTGGAGCGGGATGGGGGGAGCGTTGATGTCAATGTTGCCATCAAGCCGCTCAAGGAAAACCTCGGCCATACCCGACTCGAGGTGCTGGCCGGCAGCGTCATGGGTCCGGCCGTGGCCCTGCCCGGCCTCAGCCTGGTGGGCTCTCCGCTCGATCTTGCGGCGTGGATCGCTGATGCCCTGAGCGGCGCCGCCAGCCTGGGTTGA